From one Gossypium hirsutum isolate 1008001.06 chromosome D08, Gossypium_hirsutum_v2.1, whole genome shotgun sequence genomic stretch:
- the LOC107929347 gene encoding phospholipase A1-Ibeta2, chloroplastic, with product MHTGISSTLPAPNLHVFHPRRASFMCNNSTLNPVVSSSAAPSSTRQHLSNLEKLLQKTNQTGPEGVVKGCSNGSVETKGKVLLERLNLSRIWPEMSAADDMSPRNLNRLQRLLSKTMEYSPRNNLGSRWREYHGCHDWSGLLDPLDENLRREVVRYGEFVQAAYHCFHSNPAMSADEAPLPRHVSLPERSYKVTKSLYATSSVGLPQWVDDVAPNLGWMTQQSSWMGFVAVCDDKREIQRMGRRDIVIALRGTATCLEWTENFRAQLVEISESDDPTQKVGCGFLSLHKTPGAHVPSLAESVVDEVQRLTEIYKGENLSITITGHSLGAALSLLVADEISSRAPQVPPMAVFSFGGPRVGNKGFADRLNEKNVKVLRIVNSQDLITKVPGVFIDGRLKQDPDKLEEEQRNESFARVFNMLENNNPWAYSHVGTELKVDTKMSPYLKPNADVACCHDLEAYLHLVDGFLSMECPFRSNAKRSLAKLIDNQKSNVKQLYTDEALSLNLERRDSFSISTVSCLPSPSR from the coding sequence ATGCACACCGGAATAAGCTCGACTCTTCCCGCTCCAAACTTGCACGTCTTTCATCCCAGACGTGCAAGCTTCATGTGCAACAACTCAACTCTAAACCCAGTTGTTTCTTCATCAGCAGCACCATCGTCGACTCGGCAGCACCTATCCAACCTTGAGAAACTCCTCCAGAAAACAAACCAAACCGGCCCAGAAGGAGTTGTGAAAGGATGCAGTAATGGGTCGGTGGAGACTAAAGGTAAGGTTTTACTGGAAAGGCTTAATCTTTCGAGGATTTGGCCTGAAATGAGTGCCGCTGACGACATGTCTCCGCGTAATTTAAATAGGCTTCAGCGGCTTTTATCCAAAACCATGGAATATTCTCCAAGGAACAACCTCGGCTCTCGTTGGAGAGAGTATCACGGTTGCCATGATTGGTCTGGTTTGCTCGACCCGCTCGATGAGAATCTAAGGCGAGAAGTGGTTCGATATGGGGAATTTGTTCAGGCTGCTTACCATTGTTTCCATTCCAATCCCGCCATGTCAGCCGACGAGGCTCCCTTACCGAGACATGTGTCGTTGCCCGAACGGTCTTACAAGGTGACCAAGAGCCTTTATGCCACCTCATCGGTCGGTTTGCCGCAATGGGTGGACGACGTGGCTCCCAACCTTGGGTGGATGACTCAACAGTCTAGTTGGATGGGGTTCGTAGCGGTTTGTGATGATAAGAGGGAGATTCAACGCATGGGAAGGAGGGATATTGTCATTGCCTTACGAGGAACCGCTACGTGCTTGGAATGGACGGAGAATTTTAGGGCTCAACTGGTTGAAATCTCTGAATCCGATGACCCAACCCAAAAGGTTGGATGTGGATTCTTGAGCTTGCACAAAACACCCGGAGCTCACGTCCCTAGCTTGGCTGAATCAGTGGTTGATGAAGTTCAAAGGTTAACTGAAATATACAAAGGAGAGAACCTTAGCATTACAATCACTGGGCATAGCCTTGGTGCGGCACTGTCTCTTTTAGTTGCCGATGAAATAAGTTCACGTGCGCCTCAAGTGCCCCCGATGGCTGTGTTTTCCTTTGGAGGACCTCGAGTAGGTAATAAAGGCTTTGCCGATCGACTTaatgagaaaaatgttaaggTATTACGAATAGTAAACAGTCAAGATTTAATCACTAAAGTTCCAGGTGTATTCATTGACGGAAGATTAAAACAAGATCCAGATAAACTTGAAGAAGAACAAAGAAATGAAAGTTTTGCTAGAGTGTTCAACATGCTTGAAAACAACAATCCATGGGCATACTCCCATGTCGGTACAGAACTAAAGGTTGATACTAAAATGTCACCTTATCTAAAACCAAATGCTGATGTGGCATGTTGTCATGATTTGGAAGCTTACCTACACCTGGTGGATGGGTTCCTATCAATGGAATGCCCCTTTAGATCAAATGCGAAGAGAAGTTTAGCGAAATTGATTGACAACCAAAAATCAAATGTGAAACAATTGTACACTGACGAAGCCTTGAGCTTGAACCTTGAAAGAAGGGATAGCTTTAGCATCTCTACGGTTAGTTGTTTGCCTAGTCCCTCTCGATAA